One Echeneis naucrates chromosome 16, fEcheNa1.1, whole genome shotgun sequence genomic window, CCCGCCATGCACTTCTTCAAGGCCAGAGAGCTCATCAAGACCAGTCCCATCTTCAGCCTGCTGCAGAAGATGCCCAAAGGTCTGCTCAGCCTAACATCTCAAACTTTGGCCTATTTATTAAAAGCTTATGCTCATCTTGCACTTGGCACCGTTTACAGAATTGAGAGTGACCCAGTCTGGTTATCAGATAGCAGGAGGTGTTAGTTTAATGAAGAGACCGGGCTTCTCTTCATTAAAGGAATGTGCCTTTACTTTTGTGAGATGAgatgtgagttttgttttttttgtttttttttgtcagccaGAGTAAGCAAAAAAATGTAACGTCACCTTGGGTACAGGGAAAAACATGTTTCAGCACTATTTGATATTATATAAGACAAAaatttaatcaatcaatcaaggCAATGGATCTCTGTCCTATTTCCATAATGTTCTCAATAGATACTGAATTGTCCACTTAGAACATACATTATatacaaaaaacttttttttatggaaagtGAGATTGGTAGTGGTTTTGCCATTGTTTACCTTGATGATGATTTTATAGTTCACTGTTTCAGGGGCAGCTCTCCATGTGCACGACTTATCCATGGTGAATGCAGAGTGGCTGGTAAAGAACGCGACCTATCGGCCCCACTGCTACATGTGTTACACCGACAGCAATAGCATCAGATTCAACTTCTCCTCTCAAGCTCCAGAAAAACAGTTAAATTGCTCTCCATGGATCCTGCTGGAAAGCCTCAGGGCCAAGCTCATTAACACCACAGATCTGGACAACAGGTGTTACTCTATACCACAAcaccaaccctaacccaagtGTTGAGAAATAGATATTGTCTGCACCAAAAATTATGCTGGAAATCTGATCATAACctctttattttcatatttgcacaCTCAGCATCATGGGCAACCTGACACTCTTCACCAATCAGGATCCAGAAACGGTGTATCCCAGTCAGGAAGTGGTGTGGGATAAGTTTGAAAAGGCCTTTCAAGCAATGTGGGGTCTATTCACATATGCTCCCGTGTTCAGAGATTATTACTACCAAGGCCTCACTGAGTTCTATACGGACAACGTCATGTATTTGGAACTACGAGCTGTGCTCCCAGAGGTAAGCTCAGGTCATTCCTGGTAGATACAGTGCACTCACATATCTGTCAGTTTGGGCTCGTACCCAGATGTTTGCATAATAACTGAAAAGCATGTTCCTTTATCTTCCCCATAACAGCTATGACCCCAATCACCTTTATTGTCAAACTGAGCTTCATATTGTGGTGGTTGGTCAAAGTGCAGACGGAACTAGCATTGACGTTGTGGCTGTGATATAGTGTTTAAACTTTTAATGGTGtcaatgatttcttttttttttttagcggtGAAGTCCAGTCACGGGGAAGGTGGTTATAAAAACAATTTGCTGCTTATAGCTAtctttgatatttgtttttctatttgcatTCAGATATATGAATTGGATGGTAGTTGTCATTGCGTAGCTTGGACTGTGAAGACCTACCAGGAAGTCACAAGGCAGTTCAAAAAAGaccatccagacttttatggAGCAAGAATCATCTTCTCACACAATAGGTAACTGCTCCAAGGTCCTTTCAAAATCTTTAATTACTGTCATACTTACATCACACTTATCATCTTTACGCTTCAGGAATGCAAGTCCATCCAAGATGACTGAAATTGTGCAGAAGGCTCTAAAGCTACAGCAAGACTTCCCCATTTTCATGGCTGGTTTTGACCTGGTGAGAGTCAGCAACAATTATTGTATGAACTGCTAGGAAGCGGTGCTAACGTTGGAGTTTCTACTCGCTGATCTTTAATTTCCACTGGTGGttaaaatgtacacaaacatttatAAATTACTTCCTGAGATTGCAAACATGGCTGCACTTTTGTCCCTGCATGTGAAGGTGGGCCGTGAGGACACAGGCAGACCCCTCTGGTACTTCAGAGATGCCTTGTCACTGCCAGGAGATAAAGGAATGACACTTCCATTCTTTTTCCATGCTGGAGAGACCAGTAAGCTCATCAGTGCCTAATATGTAGAGTAACTTCATGTGCTAGTAATAATTAAATAAGAATTACTTGTTAGTTTTGGGCATTTCAAGAATATATTTAAAGAGCCactgttaacttttttttctctctcttcacaaTCAAAAAGTTACCATAAGATGTTAAAAGATAATCTCCATTTCAGTATTTGAATGCTTTATCACACACTCAAAGAATACATATATTTCTAGGATAAGAATAAACTAATTAAATGATAGATACATACTTAAGAACTGTCTGAAAAATTACAGTATTTTAGGTTTAATAAGTTTCCTTATTCTACCAGCCACACAAtaacatcattttgttttctctctgataCATGGAGATCTCGAGGGCACAGATGTTGACCAGAACTTGTTGGATGCTCTTTTATTTAACACTTCACGCATTGGTCATGGATTTGCTTTGCTTCGCCATCCATTGGTCAAATATAAGTCCAGGATAGAAGGGGTAGCTGTGGAAGTTTGCCCAATCTCCAACCAGGTGCTCTGCCATCTTGTGAACTATCCTCTCCATTTAAGTTTGTCATCTAATggaactttttttattttttcatctttcaaatgatatctctttttgttgtcattCAGGTAATGAAACTGGTAAAGGACTTGCGAAACCATCCTGCGGCTGCTCTGATGTCAGAGAACCATCCTGTGGTCATCAGTTCTGATGACCCTTCAATGTTTGGTTCCTCTGGTCTCTCTTATGACTTCTATGAAGCTTTTGTGGGCTTTGGTGGTCTTAGAGCCAACATTGGCACCCTCAAAGAGTTGGCCAAGAACTCTATCAGGTGAGTTTCAgctctcaaatcaaatcagatgaatttaaatagcaccaaatcatgacaaagttacatcaaggcactttacatatagagcaggctttaaaaaaaaaaaaaaagag contains:
- the ada2a gene encoding adenosine deaminase 2-A, whose translation is MAAGLQRPQAAAACLLLLRYLSCGLCIPDPKLREALIKQEISMQTGGQVVLTDAEQRLDSVLFKMKQKEMMRPDFPPAMHFFKARELIKTSPIFSLLQKMPKGAALHVHDLSMVNAEWLVKNATYRPHCYMCYTDSNSIRFNFSSQAPEKQLNCSPWILLESLRAKLINTTDLDNSIMGNLTLFTNQDPETVYPSQEVVWDKFEKAFQAMWGLFTYAPVFRDYYYQGLTEFYTDNVMYLELRAVLPEIYELDGSCHCVAWTVKTYQEVTRQFKKDHPDFYGARIIFSHNRNASPSKMTEIVQKALKLQQDFPIFMAGFDLVGREDTGRPLWYFRDALSLPGDKGMTLPFFFHAGETNLEGTDVDQNLLDALLFNTSRIGHGFALLRHPLVKYKSRIEGVAVEVCPISNQVMKLVKDLRNHPAAALMSENHPVVISSDDPSMFGSSGLSYDFYEAFVGFGGLRANIGTLKELAKNSIRYSSLTPKQQKEAFALWQKKWDKFVSENAF